GGAAGAAAATAGAGTAAAACATTGTTTGCATTCCAAAAAACGGGATGTTTTAACCAAAGAAACTACACCAGGTTGGGCATTTTGAGTAAAAATTAGGGGTAATTCAGATAAATCGGGTCATCTACTATTCTATTCCTGGGAAAACCCCTTAAAACATTGTCAATAAGCATGTGACCTTTTCCAAAACATCTATTCCTCCATAGTTTCCATAGAATCTGTTTTTGTACATCGCTGTAATTTACATAGCAGAAATATTGTAAACATATCTAACAATTTTGTAAAAAAATTTTTATATTTATCAGACATTTGGGGTATGGAGACAAAATGAATATCAAAACTGAGTATTGGAGAGGTTATGGTGATAGTCATGTTTAGAGAAATATTCGGAGGGAGTCCTCAAGCAAAAATATTGGATTTCCTAGGAGATCATCCAAATTATGATTACAGTATTAGCGATATTGCTGAATATGCGGAGATTAGCAGACCCACACTCTACAAAATCATCCCCGGGTTGATAGGGAAAAAAATACTGGTGGAAACAAGAATAATTGGAAAGTCTAAAATGTTCAAGCTCAATACAAAAAATGAGTTGGTCAGGAAGATATTAAAATTTGATTTTGAGCTGGCAGATACAATGGCAAAAATGGAAAAAGAAACAATATTCGCATAATCAAGATATTCCCTTTTTACTTGCTTTGAGCCTATCAGAAATTTAAAACAAAAAAGGTAGAGAAAAGTAGGGTTACTTTTCTTCCGGCAGTTCTCCGTACATGTGTTCCCACTTTCTGTCGACCCATCTCTGCAGTTCTTTCAACATCTCGTCCGTAAGATGCCTGAATCGTCCCTGCCCTTTTATGTAATCTGCCACGGGTATTTTCTTCGGTGGCTTGTATATGTTTGTTATGTCTCCGTATTCCGCCTCGTAGAGAGTCCACATCCCGCTTTCAACAGCTTTCTTTCCCATCCCGATGGTTTTTGCAGGGTCATGCCTCCAGCCAGTGGGACACGGGGCAAGAACATGCAGGTATCTGAATCCCTCAACATTCTTTGCTTTCTCCACTTTATTCAGAAAATCTTTCGGGTACGAAATGCTCATCGTTGCCATGTATGGTACCTCATGTGCCCTCATTATCCCCGTCATGTCTTTCTTGTGGTGCATCTTCCCCGGAATTTTTTTGCCTGCAGGCGTTGTGGTTGTCGCTGCACCGTAAGGGGTTGAGCCGCTTCTCTGAATGCCCGTGTTCATGTATGCCTCGTTGTCGTAGCACACGTAAATCACGTCCTCGTTTCTCTCGGCTGCACCAGACAAAGCCTGAATTCCTATGTCGTATGTTCCCCCGTCTCCGGCAATGCCAACGACAGTCGCCTTCTTCCCTTTCCTTTTCAGCGCCCGTTTAACGCCAGAGATACATGCAGCGGTATTCTCAAATGCCTCATGCAGGTATGGAACCTTCCATGCTATGTAGGGATATGTTCCCCCGAATACGAGCAGACAGTTTGCAGGGGCATAAACAATCGTATCTTTTCCCAGTATTTTCATCATGTTGCGGACAATGATGGGAGCTGAACATCCGGGGCATGCTGTATGGCCAGACGTGAAAAGGCTTTCCTCTGGCAAATCCTTTATATTCATTCTTCCACCCCCCTTGTACCAATCCATACAACTTCCTTTTCAACCTTTCCTTCCCTGGCTGCCTTAAGTGTTTTCTCGAACATTTTTCTCACGTCCGCTTTTACGACATCTCTGCCACCCAGTCCCGCAAGGAAATTTACTATCGGAATGTCACGGCCGTATAATGCATGTCTTGTTTCTATGAAAGTTGGCCCACCCGAGCCAAACGATATGGAACGGTCGTACACACCTATGGCTTCCACGTTATCTGCAATTTTTTTCAGTTCTTCAATTGGAAACGGGCGGAAGAATCTCAATTTCACGAGTCCCACTTTCTTTCCCTCTTCCCTCATCTCGTCTACAACCTCTCTAGCCGTTCCAGTTACGGTACCAAGGGTTATTAACACTGCTTCTGCATCATCGCACCTATATTCCTCAACAAGCCCATGATAATCTCTCCCAAAGACAGATGCAAACTCTTTATTTATTTCTTTTATGACTCTTTTTGCATTCTGCATGCTTTGTTCATTCTGATACCTCACTTCCTGAATGTATTCGGGAGGGGCAAACGAGCCGATTGTCATCGGTCTTTCAGTATCCAGAATAACATCGGGTTCATAAGGCGGAAGAAAATCCATAACTTCATCGCTTGAAGGGGCGTCAACAGGCTCGACCGTATGGGACAGAATGAATGCATCGAGTGTCGGCATTATCGGAAGCAAAACATCCCTGTACTCCGCTATCTTGTATGACTGTATGATCATGTCAAGCACTTCCTGATTGGTCTCGCAGTACATCTGCATCCATCCGGTATCTCGCTCCGGCATGGTATCGTTGTATTCACACCATATGCCGATCGGGGCGGCAAGCGTTCTATTCACGACAGGCATCACTATGGGCATGTGCAGGGCGGCTGCAACAAACAGCATTTCGTGCATAAGGGCAAGTCCCTGAGAGGAGGTAGCAGTGAACGTTCTTGCGCCTGCTGCCTGGGCAGCTATGGCCGCCGACATCGCAGAATGCTCGGATTCCACTTTTATGAATTCTGCATCTGTTACACCGTCATTGACAAACGTGGAAAAATCTTCGACGATATAAGTTTGAGGGGTGATAGGATACGCAGCGACCACATCCACATCGCACAGCAATGCGCCATATGCAGCGACATAATCGCCAGTTACCACCATTTTTTTTCTTTCTAATTTTTGCAGCATTTTTTCACCTCTTTTCCCTCTCTATTGTTATGGCATGAGTTGGGCATTCGTTTACACATATCCCGCAGCCCTTACAGTAGTCGTAATCAATAACCGCCTTATTGTCGACCATTGAAATGCACCCTTCAGGGCAGTAAAACCAGCATATCTTGCATCCTATGCACTTTTCTTTGTCAACGCTGGGTATAAATGTTCTCCACCCGCCTGTCTTGTTTTCAATAAACGAGCCAATGCCAACAAGCCCCGCATCTGTTTCCATGGTTGCAATCGATCCACCCAACGGAAGTTCGTCAACTGTAGGAAGCCATTCTTTCTGAGGAACAAATGCTTTGCCATCTTTGCATTTGCCTGTAACCGTTTTTTCATATGCCATTCTTGCCGCCTTTGCGTTTTTCTCACCCATAGCCTGTCCCATCTTTGTGCCGAATTTGTCCATTATCGCCTTTTCTATTGATTCTATCGAAACCTGTCCGGTTGCCTTTGCCAGTGCTCCTAAAATGGCGGTATTGGTTATTGCTCTTCCGAGAACATCCAGAGCTATGGATGTGGCATCGACTGTAGCGCATCTTACCTCT
The sequence above is a segment of the Candidatus Thermoplasmatota archaeon genome. Coding sequences within it:
- a CDS encoding winged helix-turn-helix domain-containing protein, which codes for MVIVMFREIFGGSPQAKILDFLGDHPNYDYSISDIAEYAEISRPTLYKIIPGLIGKKILVETRIIGKSKMFKLNTKNELVRKILKFDFELADTMAKMEKETIFA
- a CDS encoding transketolase C-terminal domain-containing protein codes for the protein MLQKLERKKMVVTGDYVAAYGALLCDVDVVAAYPITPQTYIVEDFSTFVNDGVTDAEFIKVESEHSAMSAAIAAQAAGARTFTATSSQGLALMHEMLFVAAALHMPIVMPVVNRTLAAPIGIWCEYNDTMPERDTGWMQMYCETNQEVLDMIIQSYKIAEYRDVLLPIMPTLDAFILSHTVEPVDAPSSDEVMDFLPPYEPDVILDTERPMTIGSFAPPEYIQEVRYQNEQSMQNAKRVIKEINKEFASVFGRDYHGLVEEYRCDDAEAVLITLGTVTGTAREVVDEMREEGKKVGLVKLRFFRPFPIEELKKIADNVEAIGVYDRSISFGSGGPTFIETRHALYGRDIPIVNFLAGLGGRDVVKADVRKMFEKTLKAAREGKVEKEVVWIGTRGVEE
- the porB gene encoding pyruvate synthase subunit PorB, which produces MNIKDLPEESLFTSGHTACPGCSAPIIVRNMMKILGKDTIVYAPANCLLVFGGTYPYIAWKVPYLHEAFENTAACISGVKRALKRKGKKATVVGIAGDGGTYDIGIQALSGAAERNEDVIYVCYDNEAYMNTGIQRSGSTPYGAATTTTPAGKKIPGKMHHKKDMTGIMRAHEVPYMATMSISYPKDFLNKVEKAKNVEGFRYLHVLAPCPTGWRHDPAKTIGMGKKAVESGMWTLYEAEYGDITNIYKPPKKIPVADYIKGQGRFRHLTDEMLKELQRWVDRKWEHMYGELPEEK
- a CDS encoding 4Fe-4S binding protein produces the protein MAYEKTVTGKCKDGKAFVPQKEWLPTVDELPLGGSIATMETDAGLVGIGSFIENKTGGWRTFIPSVDKEKCIGCKICWFYCPEGCISMVDNKAVIDYDYCKGCGICVNECPTHAITIEREKR